DNA sequence from the Rubripirellula tenax genome:
CAAGGCCCGCTTGGTAGTTGTTTTGATTGTCCATCAGCGCCATCGCACCGTGATCGGTCGCCAGCTCCTGAGCCAATACGATTTGCTTTCGCAAGACGTACGACAATGGATGAAAGCAAGCGGCGATATGCAATACATCAACGCACAGTCGCAGCAGTGCATCGTGTCGAAGAATATGCTGCATCTCGTGCGCCAGCGTTGTCCTTTGATCGTTCCACGACCATTCCATAAAGTCGTCCGGTACCAAGACCGTCCCGCGACGCAGCCAAGTCACGCACGGTGAGGGAACCGACGGACAAATCCGAACTTCGATCGGATTCGTGATCCGCAGCTGGTCGCGCCATGTCGCAATGGTCGAATCAATTTTTCGATTGCATAGTCTCTTGCTGCCCTTTTCAGCGATGGCTACCGCATAAGTGCCGATAAGGATGCGGCAAAACATCGCCAGTGACAGGCAGAATCCGACGTACCATAAGGTGGTGCGAGCCATTTGATTCATCGCGGCCGTCGAATCAGAGTGTGAAATGCGATTCAATGAATCTAAGATCGCTCGCCATTGGAAATTCGCTGCGGGTTGAGCTTGGGCCATGGTTTCGGTTGCTTCTACTCTTCCGAGGTTGATGTCCTGGGAACGAGAAACGGACGCACCGTCTGACCCAAGAATCATGGACGTTGTGAAGGGTCTTGGAATGTCAGCCAAGACGATCAGAACCAAGAGGGCCGAGCCCAACATCCCGGTCACACCCATTTCGGCCGCCAGCGCCGGGGCACGCTGCAACAACAACCGCGACAACATCAGGGCTACGGCCAGGACCAGGGTGACCTGAAGAGCGCAGAGCAAGAAGACGCTCATTTCTTTCCTCCCTGCTTTTCCAGTACTTCGATCAGGTACTCGCGTTCTTTTGCGGTTAGCTTTCGCTGGTCGATGAGGTGGACGAGCATCGCTTCGCGTGAGCCGGCGAAGAGACGTTTGACCAAGTCGCCGACCAAGCCTTTTGAGACGTCGTCGAATGATCGAATCGCCTTGTACTGGAATGGCCGAGCGTCGTTGATTTGCTTCAAGAATCCTTTGTCCGCGAGAGCGCGAACCACGTTGGCTACCGTGACATAGGCAAGTGATTCACCGGACGATTCGAGAAAGCTTCGGGCGTCCTCTGCCGTTGCTGAGTCGTCCTGCCAAAATAGTTGCATCACAGCCAGTTCGCGTGATGTCAGTTCCTTCGTTTTGGGCCGAGCCATCAATTTTCCCTTGCTACGCCGCTTGATGTTTGTGAAACCAAATTTGGTTAGCCGAAACTTAGTCCAGGCGGAATCGTGGCGTCAACGCCAGTTTTGGGTAACCAAATTTGCAGTGTCGGAAGATGGCGTTTATCACCTTGATGAACGATTCGCTACGGTTTCCGTTTCCGTTGAAACTTGAAACAAGACGTGTTCAAGGCTTCACGGCAAGTTCGGTCGCAGTTGGAGCCATCAAGTGGCTTCGCTGGTTGATCAAAATCCGATCTTGGTGACGATCACGTCGCCTGCAAAACAACCGCCTTGGTAACAAAGTTCCTTGCCGCCACCCCCGCCGGCAAACTCTTTTTGAGCCGCGTGAACGATTGGCCAACCGGATCCATTGGTGGATCCAACCACGTAGAAGAAACCGTTCTTATCCAAGAAGCGAGATCGCCCGTCATCGTAACTTTTCCCGCCGAGATAACTCGCAAAACTCAATTGAGAGAAGTCACTGCTTAATCTAACGATGATCGCGTCATTCTCCCCTGATTTCTGATTCTGAAGGGCATCTTCGGTCGTTGGCAAGTCAACCGATGATGTTGTCCCGGTAAAGAAATCCTCACCACGGGAGTTAACATGGGCACCGTCGAGATCATCATTGCCACTGCCGCCCAGATAGGTGCACCGTAACAATGCACCGGTTGGAGAGAACTTGGTTGCGACGATATCGTGACCGCCGCCCCGACGATTTTGAAAGACCCCCGGCGTAACGGGCATGTCGTCTCGGTCAGACGAGGTTATCAAGTGCGCATTCCCGAGCCCATCAATCGCCAAGTTGTGGGTGCTGTTTCCGTACTCATCGCCCGATCCACCAAAGTACGTGCCATAAATCAATCGCGAACCATCGGGACTCAGTTTCGCGATGTAAGCATCCTTGCCACCGTTGTATGTACGATCACGGACTCCGGATGTGGCTGGCAAGTCCTTTGATTCGGTCGTCAGATTTAGAAAGACGTTCTTTTGAGAATCAATCCGAATGCCGGTGTTGGGTACTTCTAGGCCAGTCCCGCCAAGCCATGTTGCCCAGACAACGTGACGGCCGTCCGAGGTGACTTTCAGTGCTCCGGTATCTGCATTGCCGCCCGGGCTTGGTTGAAAGGTTCCCTTGAACCAAGAACTCGGCGGAAGCAGACCTTTGCCTGGATGGCTCATGGGAAGGTAGACGTCCCCCGCATCGTCTAGGGCAACGTCCCTGTAGAGTAATCCGACTCCAACATAAGACGCCCACACGACCGCCGTACCTTGCGGGTTGATCTTGGCGACGAATCCGTTCTGCATGCCATAGATGCCTGCGTCAGCACCCTGGAACGTCGGCTGGACTGCGTTTTCGGAAACTGGGAACCCCGGTCCGGCTCACCCAGCGACGTAGACGTAGCCTTGGCTATCGACCTCAACGGCATACGCTCGGTCGTAGTTTGGACCACCAAGCAGCGTCGACCAAATCAGTCGCCCGCCCGAATCGAACTTGGAAACAAACGCATCGCAATAGCCTCCAGCTCCAATCTCGGTGCCCGTCTTGTCATGCTTGGTTTGGAATGCGTCGCCTGTTGTGGGGAAGTCATCGGATCGAGTTCCTCCGACGACATAGACGAAACCGGCGTCGTCAACGTAGGCGTCACGCGCGTGTTCCCATTCCGACCCGCCCAAGAAAGTAGAAAACGAAATTTCCGCAGCGCCCGCCGAGGTGCTCGCGTAAGCACTGGCAGCTATCACCACGATGATCATTTGCCACCGACGTACTGCTTTTCCAACGAACATCGCTTCTCCAAAAAAGTTTCATACATTCACTTGGTCACGATTCACGCTCGCCTCGCCTGGATGGCGAAGACGTGCGTGGCGTGGTTTGCTGCACCAAACATGTATGAGCAACGCCAACGATGGAGAACTTTATAGTCTGTATCAAAGGACATCGCTGGTAGGTTCGCTTGAGCGTGTTGATTGCTACCCGACGATCGAGCTACAAAACGCCCAGGCCAGGTCGGCAATACGAGCTCAAGGGGATCGACGCATGGCGAAAGAGAACACCACGTCGCTGGCCGAGGCGCAGCGTGAGATCATGGACGTCGTTTGAAATCAGGAGGAGGGCACCGTCACGCAGGTGCGAGACTAGTTGACTGAGCGACGTGAAGTCGCTCGCAATACGATTCATGCCATGATCGTCCGACTCGAAGGGCGTCCTGCCAAGCCGATGTAAGTCTATCTGCCCAGAGATGGATAAGGAGACGGACACCGCGACAATGTCGCGGTGTCCTTGAATCTGTGAGGCTAAGAATGTCTCGCCTACACGGCGGATCACATATTGATCTCGAAACCTTTTCGCGATTCTCGCGACAAGAACGCGTTGGCTTCATCGTCGCCAATGATTTCACGTTTGGTCGGATCCCACTTCAATTCGCGGCCCATTCGGATCGAAATGTTTGCAAGGTGACAGGTCTCAAGCATCCGGTTGTGTGACCACACGTCCGAGATCGGTTGCTCGCGAGAAACCATCGACTCGATAAAGTTAGCCGAGTGATTTTGGCTAACCGGTCCGCCGTAGACTGCTTCTACTGCGCCTTCGGGTAACGGATTGGTTTCCAGATCCTCGACGGGTTTGCCCGCCAGTTTGCCGCGGTTGACGAAGAAGCGAGCCTTGGTTCCTTCGAACAGGATGCCGTTGTCTCCCTCGCTGGTGATGACCATCGGAATGTCACCGGGCATGTTGGCATGGATTTCAAATTTGGTCGGCGAATTGTATTGGTCGCCGACGGTTGGATAGCCATCTTTGTAATCGACGGGCAACGAAAAGCTGACCGGCGTGATCTTGTTGGGTCCGGTATCGCCCGCGCCCAACGCCCAAGTCGCAATGTCAACATGGTGGGCGCCCCAGTCGTTCATCTGACCACCGGAATACTCATACCAGTTCCGCCACGCGTAGTGACAGTTGGTGTAGAGCGGCACGCCGCCCCCGTAACCTTCACGCATCTCTGGCAGGGCCCGGTAGTCAACCTTCTGGGCTGGGCCGAGCCACATGTCCCAATCGAGGCCTTCGGGAGCATCAATCGCTGGGATCACTGGCGAGCCTGTGGCGCCGTTGATTCCACAGGTGACCTTGGTGATCTCGCCGATACGACCGTCTCGGATCAAAGCGATTGCTTTGAGAAAGCGATGGTCCATTTCCGTTCGCTGCATCGTCCCAACCTGACAGATTCGGCCGGTTTGCTTGACAATCTTCTCGATCAGTTTTCCTTCGTCGATGGTCAACGTCAAAGGCTTTTCGCAGTAGACGTCCTTGCCGGCCAACATGGCTTCGACGGAGATCTTTGTGTGCCAATGATCTGGCGTCGCAATCATGACCGCATCGATGTCGTCGCGATCGAGTACCTCGCGGTAATCGTTGTAGCCTTGCGCCTTCTGGCCAGATTCTTTCTCGAGCTTTTCGATGTGAGCGCCCAGCACATTGGCGTCGACGTCAGCAAAGGCGGCAAAGTCCGCGAACTTGGTCGTCTTGCTCGTAATCGTCCAGCCCTGGTTTCTCAGCCCGATGGTGGCGAAGACAGGTCGCTCGTTCGGTGAGTCTTGGGCGCGTGTGACGGCGCTCGTGCCCATGAAGAAGCCAGCAGCGGTCGCCCCGCCGGTCGTCTGCAGAAAATCACGTCGGGTGAAATTACGTTTTGAAATCATTGTGAATCGTCTTGGGGAAATTCGGGTAACGTTTTAGACAGAATAGGCTAAAGCGGAATGCTGATTCTAGTCGCTTTCGTCCTTCCATCGTACGGCGGGCTGAAAACGGTTTCAGATACTGAATGGGGGTTCCATGCTAGGCACAGCCTCTTTTCCCCGCAGCGATGGCTCGGCTTGGTGTCTCAGACGCTTAAGCATCCATGAAAAAGCCCACCCGAATCGAATTTTAGCGGCTGTGAGCCAATTTTTCTTTCTGGAAACGGCTCCGTCAGAAGTGGGCGAAAAAGCCCATCGCGAGAACAAATCGAGCTGGTTGGAACGGAGGCGTAAGCCGTTTTGAACGGGGTCTTTCCCGTCGATGGGTTCCCCTCCTAGATCCCCTGTCCGTCGCAGAAAAGTTGCATGCGATGGAAATACGCTGGTCGGGTCATTGCCAAAAGTGTGGTGATGTTCCGCCGCTCAAGCAGCAGGGTCATTTAAGTCTTAGGCAGATTATTTCTGTGTCGTCACGGATGTAGCCGTGCCCGTCTGCGATGGAGAGCGATTGACGCGTGGTTGCGAACAATCGCTTGCGGCCCAGCTCTTGGTAGCCTTCGGGAGAAACTTTGACGAGCACTAATTCGCCTTTCATCGTCGTGATCCATAGCTTGCCGTCGGCGAGCGTTAGATTGCCTTTGCCGAAGCGTGTTTCGCTCCACACCGTTTCTCCCGTGGACGCTCGGATGCACGACAAGTGAGTGGTGGGCCCGGCGCTACCGACGTTGTCGAATCCATACAGGTATCCGTCGACGACCACCGATGTTTGCCATTCGTTTCGCATCACGCTTTTCGTGTCGACCGAAGACCAGCGTTCGGTCACTGTGTCGTTTCCACCATCGTTCTTAATGTCCAGCAAGACGCAACCGTGGTTCTCGCCCGCCGAAATGAACACGCCACCATCAACGTTGATCGGCGATGCCGTGTTGCAGTCGTACGGTGTTTTGAAGGGATAGCTCCAAAGCACGCGACCGTCGGATGGATCGATGCCGTAGACAGCCGTTCCGGTGAAGCTAACGATTCGTTTGACACCGCCGATTTCTAGCAGCGTTGGTGATGAATAGCCAGCCGCGCCCGAAGCGGCTGCCCAAACCTTGTCGCCGTTTTCAGCGTCGAAGCCGATGACGGTGCCGCTTGGAGTATTGGCGTGAACGATCACGTTCGATCCGACGACCAAAGGCGATGACGACATGCCGTACTCGGATGCTTTTCCGCCGTCAGCGAAAATGTCCGTTTTCCACTTCAACTTTCCAGTGTCCAGCGATACGGCGGCCAGCCATCCGTTACCCGTCATCGCGTACACCATGCCACCGCTAATCGTCGGTGTGGCTCGCGGTCCGTCGCCTTGTCCGTTCTCGTAAGCAGGGCCAACGGAAACGTTCCAAATCTTGTTTCCTGTCTGGGCACTCATCGCCACCAGCAGCTGTGAATTGCCTTCGTTGTACATCGTGATCGCCT
Encoded proteins:
- a CDS encoding BlaI/MecI/CopY family transcriptional regulator → MARPKTKELTSRELAVMQLFWQDDSATAEDARSFLESSGESLAYVTVANVVRALADKGFLKQINDARPFQYKAIRSFDDVSKGLVGDLVKRLFAGSREAMLVHLIDQRKLTAKEREYLIEVLEKQGGKK
- a CDS encoding SBBP repeat-containing protein → MFVGKAVRRWQMIIVVIAASAYASTSAGAAEISFSTFLGGSEWEHARDAYVDDAGFVYVVGGTRSDDFPTTGDAFQTKHDKTGTEIGAGGYCDAFVSKFDSGGRLIWSTLLGGPNYDRAYAVEVDSQGYVYVAG
- a CDS encoding Gfo/Idh/MocA family oxidoreductase, whose protein sequence is MISKRNFTRRDFLQTTGGATAAGFFMGTSAVTRAQDSPNERPVFATIGLRNQGWTITSKTTKFADFAAFADVDANVLGAHIEKLEKESGQKAQGYNDYREVLDRDDIDAVMIATPDHWHTKISVEAMLAGKDVYCEKPLTLTIDEGKLIEKIVKQTGRICQVGTMQRTEMDHRFLKAIALIRDGRIGEITKVTCGINGATGSPVIPAIDAPEGLDWDMWLGPAQKVDYRALPEMREGYGGGVPLYTNCHYAWRNWYEYSGGQMNDWGAHHVDIATWALGAGDTGPNKITPVSFSLPVDYKDGYPTVGDQYNSPTKFEIHANMPGDIPMVITSEGDNGILFEGTKARFFVNRGKLAGKPVEDLETNPLPEGAVEAVYGGPVSQNHSANFIESMVSREQPISDVWSHNRMLETCHLANISIRMGRELKWDPTKREIIGDDEANAFLSRESRKGFEINM
- a CDS encoding PQQ-binding-like beta-propeller repeat protein, which gives rise to MNLHSRCSCLFAGFVAVGIASGLVGALPVGADDWAQFLGPTRDGTSSEVELADSLDNVRVAWRVPGGVGMSAVAVADGKAITMYNEGNSQLLVAMSAQTGNKIWNVSVGPAYENGQGDGPRATPTISGGMVYAMTGNGWLAAVSLDTGKLKWKTDIFADGGKASEYGMSSSPLVVGSNVIVHANTPSGTVIGFDAENGDKVWAAASGAAGYSSPTLLEIGGVKRIVSFTGTAVYGIDPSDGRVLWSYPFKTPYDCNTASPINVDGGVFISAGENHGCVLLDIKNDGGNDTVTERWSSVDTKSVMRNEWQTSVVVDGYLYGFDNVGSAGPTTHLSCIRASTGETVWSETRFGKGNLTLADGKLWITTMKGELVLVKVSPEGYQELGRKRLFATTRQSLSIADGHGYIRDDTEIICLRLK